Proteins encoded by one window of Streptomyces sp. ALI-76-A:
- a CDS encoding LacI family DNA-binding transcriptional regulator: MAPGSTRPTSRDVARAAGVSQAAVSLVLGDKWRGRVSETTAERVRQAARELGYRPNLAARNLRLGHTRTVLLVVPALTNEFFAGVYTGAARIAADHGFGVVLYPSPEGIGPARDPFASAQAALDGVIASSMAADAVTAIRGDQLPLVMLDSDPAATLGAATVNLDIADGVRQLTTHLLGLGHRRFLHLAADVPSWTFEVRARELAHRIGAVPGTSVSTTRAPISIEGAQAATEAALSAPGPRPTALVCDDDKLAAGAYKALRRLGLRVPDDVSVTGLDDLALATAIDPELTTVRLDAELVGERGMRALLAVLAGRTPEAGDIPVQLVVRGSTAPPSAS, from the coding sequence GTGGCACCAGGCAGCACCCGCCCCACCAGCCGTGACGTCGCCCGGGCCGCGGGCGTCTCCCAGGCCGCGGTCTCCCTGGTCCTGGGCGACAAGTGGCGCGGCCGGGTCTCCGAGACGACCGCCGAGCGCGTCCGGCAGGCCGCGCGCGAACTGGGCTACCGGCCCAACCTCGCCGCCCGCAACCTGCGCCTCGGCCACACCCGCACCGTGCTCCTGGTGGTCCCCGCGCTGACCAACGAGTTCTTCGCGGGCGTCTACACCGGCGCGGCCCGGATCGCCGCCGACCACGGCTTCGGCGTGGTCCTGTACCCCTCGCCCGAGGGCATCGGCCCCGCCCGCGACCCCTTCGCCTCCGCCCAGGCCGCCCTCGACGGCGTCATCGCCTCCTCCATGGCCGCCGACGCCGTCACCGCCATCCGCGGCGACCAGCTGCCCCTGGTGATGCTGGACAGCGACCCGGCCGCCACCCTCGGCGCCGCCACCGTCAACCTGGACATCGCCGACGGCGTACGGCAACTCACCACACACCTGCTCGGCCTGGGCCACCGCCGCTTCCTGCACCTCGCCGCCGACGTGCCGTCCTGGACCTTCGAGGTACGCGCCCGCGAACTGGCCCACCGGATCGGCGCGGTCCCCGGCACGTCGGTGAGCACCACCCGCGCGCCGATCTCCATCGAGGGCGCCCAGGCCGCCACCGAGGCCGCGCTCTCCGCCCCCGGCCCCCGGCCCACCGCCCTGGTCTGCGACGACGACAAACTCGCCGCCGGCGCCTACAAGGCCCTGCGCCGCCTCGGCCTGCGCGTCCCCGACGACGTCTCCGTCACCGGCCTGGACGACCTCGCCCTCGCCACGGCCATCGACCCCGAGCTGACGACCGTACGCCTGGACGCCGAGCTGGTCGGCGAACGCGGCATGCGAGCCCTCCTGGCCGTCCTGGCGGGCCGCACGCCCGAAGCCGGGGACATTCCCGTCCAGCTGGTCGTCCGGGGCTCCACGGCACCACCCAGCGCCTCCTGA
- the prcB gene encoding proteasome subunit beta gives MEANTRSTGRLPAAFLTPGSSSFMDFLSEHQPEILPGNRQLPPTQGVIEAPHGTTIVAVTFPGGVVLAGDRRATMGNVIAQRDIEKVFPADEYSAVGIAGTAGLAVEMVKLFQLELEHFEKVEGAQLSLEGKANRLSTMIRSNLGMAMQGLAVVPLFAGYDVDRAKGRIFSYDVTGGRSEEHNFAATGSGSVFARGAMKKFFREDLSEAEATMLVVQALYDAADDDSATGGPDVARRIYPIVTVITEDGFRRLGDEESSEIARSILERRLEQPDGPRAALL, from the coding sequence GTGGAAGCCAACACTCGTAGCACCGGGCGTCTACCAGCTGCCTTCCTGACGCCTGGGTCCTCGTCCTTCATGGACTTCCTGTCGGAGCACCAGCCGGAGATCCTGCCCGGGAACCGGCAACTGCCTCCCACCCAGGGTGTGATCGAGGCGCCGCACGGCACCACGATCGTGGCCGTGACCTTCCCCGGCGGTGTCGTGCTCGCCGGTGACCGGCGGGCCACGATGGGCAACGTGATCGCGCAGCGCGACATCGAGAAGGTGTTCCCGGCGGACGAGTACTCGGCCGTCGGCATCGCCGGCACCGCCGGTCTCGCCGTCGAGATGGTCAAGCTGTTCCAGCTGGAGCTGGAGCACTTCGAGAAGGTCGAGGGGGCGCAGCTCTCGCTGGAGGGCAAGGCGAACCGGCTGTCGACCATGATCCGTTCGAACCTCGGCATGGCGATGCAGGGGCTGGCGGTGGTTCCGCTGTTCGCCGGGTACGACGTGGACCGGGCCAAGGGGCGGATCTTCTCGTACGACGTCACGGGCGGTCGCTCGGAGGAGCACAACTTCGCGGCGACGGGTTCCGGCTCGGTCTTCGCGCGTGGCGCCATGAAGAAGTTCTTCCGTGAGGACCTGAGTGAGGCCGAGGCCACGATGCTCGTGGTGCAGGCGCTGTACGACGCGGCTGACGACGACTCGGCGACCGGTGGTCCCGATGTCGCCCGCCGGATCTACCCCATCGTCACCGTGATCACCGAGGACGGTTTCCGCCGGCTCGGCGACGAGGAGTCCTCCGAGATCGCCCGGTCCATCCTGGAGCGGCGTCTGGAGCAGCCCGACGGCCCGCGCGCCGCCCTGCTCTAG
- a CDS encoding endonuclease VII domain-containing protein has translation MPDGLQAYCRECSAEYYRQRQEAKGKSVRVKVPVPSGHKRCPRCEEAKPHSRWERNTSSSDGWASYCRECRAERNRVSCFRRKYGLTPAESDAMVAEQQGICRVCLAAPAEHVDHCHDTGRVRGVLCFSCNAALGQFKDRPDAIRRAAAYVEGIAWKPTLVAPGVYQLPS, from the coding sequence ATGCCTGACGGTCTCCAGGCGTACTGCCGGGAGTGCTCAGCCGAGTACTACCGGCAGCGCCAGGAGGCCAAGGGCAAGTCGGTGCGCGTCAAGGTGCCGGTCCCGAGCGGGCACAAGCGCTGCCCCCGGTGTGAGGAGGCGAAGCCTCACTCGCGGTGGGAGCGCAACACGTCGTCCTCGGATGGCTGGGCGAGCTATTGCCGGGAGTGCCGGGCCGAGCGAAACCGGGTGAGCTGCTTCCGGCGGAAGTACGGCCTCACACCGGCCGAGTCGGACGCGATGGTCGCGGAGCAGCAAGGAATCTGTCGCGTATGTCTTGCCGCCCCTGCGGAGCATGTGGATCACTGCCACGACACGGGTAGGGTCCGGGGCGTACTGTGCTTCAGCTGCAATGCCGCACTGGGGCAGTTCAAGGATCGGCCCGATGCCATAAGGCGGGCTGCTGCTTACGTGGAAGGAATCGCGTGGAAGCCAACACTCGTAGCACCGGGCGTCTACCAGCTGCCTTCCTGA
- the prcA gene encoding proteasome subunit alpha yields the protein MSTPFYVSPQQAMADRAEYARKGIARGRSLVVLQYADGIVFVGENPSRALHKFSEIYDRIGFAAAGKYNEYENLRIGGVRYADLRGYTYDRDDVTARGLANVYAQTLGTIFSSAAEKPYEVELVVAEVGETPEGDQIYRLPHDGSIVDEHGSVAVGGNAETISSYLDQRHQDGMSLAEALKLAVQALSRDTNGSEREIPAERLEVAVLDRTRPQKRKFKRIVGRQLGRLLETGGASTEAESSDDE from the coding sequence GTGTCGACGCCGTTCTATGTCTCACCCCAGCAGGCCATGGCCGACCGGGCGGAGTACGCCCGCAAGGGCATCGCCCGTGGCCGCAGCCTGGTCGTGCTGCAGTACGCCGACGGCATCGTCTTCGTCGGCGAGAACCCGTCCCGCGCGCTGCACAAGTTCAGCGAGATCTACGACCGGATCGGCTTCGCGGCCGCCGGCAAGTACAACGAGTACGAGAACCTGCGCATCGGCGGTGTGCGCTACGCCGACCTGCGGGGTTACACCTACGACCGGGACGACGTGACCGCCCGCGGTCTCGCCAACGTCTATGCCCAGACGCTGGGCACGATCTTCTCCAGCGCGGCCGAGAAGCCGTACGAGGTGGAGCTGGTCGTCGCCGAGGTGGGGGAGACGCCCGAGGGCGACCAGATCTACCGGTTGCCGCACGACGGTTCGATCGTGGACGAGCACGGCTCGGTCGCGGTCGGCGGCAACGCCGAGACGATCAGCAGTTACCTGGACCAGCGACACCAGGACGGCATGAGTCTCGCGGAGGCTCTGAAGCTGGCCGTCCAGGCCCTGTCCCGCGACACCAACGGCAGCGAGCGGGAGATCCCCGCGGAACGCCTGGAGGTGGCGGTGCTGGACCGTACGCGTCCGCAGAAGCGCAAGTTCAAGCGGATCGTCGGCCGTCAGCTCGGGCGGTTGCTGGAGACCGGCGGAGCGAGCACCGAGGCCGAGAGCTCGGACGACGAGTAG
- a CDS encoding ubiquitin-like protein Pup → MATKDTGGGQQKATRNTEEVEEAPEAQASEDLKERQEKLSDDVDSVLDEIDDVLEENAEDFVRSFVQKGGQ, encoded by the coding sequence ATGGCGACCAAGGACACCGGCGGCGGACAGCAGAAGGCGACGCGCAACACCGAGGAGGTCGAGGAGGCGCCCGAGGCGCAGGCATCCGAAGACCTCAAGGAGCGCCAGGAGAAGCTCAGCGACGACGTGGACTCCGTCCTGGACGAAATCGATGATGTGCTCGAAGAGAACGCCGAGGATTTCGTGAGGTCCTTCGTTCAGAAGGGTGGGCAGTGA